In Idiomarina sp. PL1-037, a single genomic region encodes these proteins:
- a CDS encoding formylglycine-generating enzyme family protein codes for MVKWLGVAGVLLSPLVLADPVLINGGAFKPPVLLDKERLSIEMESFMLDSTPVTNQEFLEFVIEQPQWQRDNIAALFHDGNYLKHWDDNTGFAEGKENEPVTYVSWFAAREYCSAQGGRLPDLNEWEYASVKYRQQQNISDDDYARNLFAWYSQPHSAKQQTVDPNADQLMHMHDRVNEWVDDYQLLLTNGDDVDLLSGSCGDGARFMSSFSNANYATFFRYQSRSDYAPQSATSTMGFRCAYDLENDHE; via the coding sequence ATGGTTAAGTGGCTTGGAGTTGCAGGTGTTTTATTGTCACCGTTAGTGCTTGCCGATCCAGTTCTGATCAATGGCGGTGCGTTTAAGCCACCGGTATTACTGGACAAAGAGCGGCTCAGCATAGAGATGGAAAGTTTCATGCTGGACTCAACTCCGGTCACTAACCAAGAGTTTCTGGAATTTGTCATTGAACAACCGCAGTGGCAGCGAGACAACATCGCTGCCCTATTCCATGACGGAAATTACCTGAAGCATTGGGATGATAATACTGGATTTGCTGAAGGCAAAGAAAACGAACCCGTCACTTATGTCTCCTGGTTTGCCGCACGCGAATACTGTTCCGCACAAGGTGGCCGCCTGCCCGACCTTAACGAGTGGGAGTATGCGTCGGTCAAATATCGGCAACAGCAGAACATCAGCGATGATGACTATGCCCGCAACTTGTTTGCCTGGTACAGCCAGCCACACAGCGCGAAACAACAAACTGTCGACCCAAATGCTGACCAATTGATGCACATGCACGACCGTGTCAACGAATGGGTAGACGACTATCAATTATTACTAACCAACGGCGATGACGTCGATTTGCTCTCCGGTTCATGTGGCGACGGAGCGCGCTTTATGTCGAGTTTTAGTAACGCCAATTACGCCACATTTTTCCGTTATCAGTCGCGCAGTGATTACGCCCCGCAAAGTGCAACCAGCACTATGGGTTTTCGTTGCGCATACGACCTGGAGAACGATCATGAATAA
- a CDS encoding DUF2007 domain-containing protein: MKLIYTHENKLLVENARNLLQMEGIETVMKNEFSSGAAGDLAPLDTWPELWLVEDTQLAVAKTLIENMEEQANGADWRCNNCQEINGAAFEVCWNCGSPA, encoded by the coding sequence ATGAAACTTATTTATACCCATGAAAACAAACTATTAGTGGAAAACGCTCGTAACCTATTGCAAATGGAAGGCATTGAAACGGTTATGAAAAATGAGTTTTCCAGTGGCGCCGCTGGTGATTTAGCGCCATTAGATACCTGGCCTGAGCTCTGGCTTGTTGAAGATACTCAACTCGCTGTCGCTAAAACACTGATTGAAAACATGGAAGAGCAGGCTAACGGGGCGGACTGGCGTTGCAATAATTGTCAGGAAATTAACGGAGCCGCTTTTGAAGTCTGCTGGAATTGTGGAAGCCCGGCTTAA
- the ispF gene encoding 2-C-methyl-D-erythritol 2,4-cyclodiphosphate synthase — protein sequence MKIRVGHGYDVHRWGSDKPLILGGIEIEHDQGLVAHSDGDVVLHAVTDALLGALALGDIGQHFPDTDERYAGADSAELLSHAVSLCQDKEFKTGNIDVTVVAQAPKMAPRIDDMRASIAQCLKTCIDNVNVKATTTEKLGFVGREEGIACHAVVLMESF from the coding sequence ATGAAAATCCGTGTTGGCCATGGTTATGACGTTCATCGTTGGGGTTCTGATAAGCCTTTGATTTTAGGAGGCATTGAAATTGAGCATGATCAGGGACTTGTCGCTCATTCCGACGGAGATGTTGTTCTGCACGCTGTCACCGACGCGTTATTGGGCGCTTTAGCTTTGGGTGATATTGGTCAGCACTTTCCGGATACCGATGAACGCTATGCCGGGGCAGATAGTGCCGAATTGCTGAGTCATGCAGTAAGTCTATGTCAGGACAAAGAGTTTAAGACCGGTAACATTGATGTAACCGTTGTCGCTCAGGCTCCGAAAATGGCACCTCGTATTGACGATATGCGGGCCAGTATTGCTCAATGTTTAAAAACCTGCATCGATAATGTGAATGTCAAAGCGACAACGACAGAAAAATTGGGCTTTGTGGGGCGTGAAGAAGGTATTGCCTGTCATGCCGTGGTTCTTATGGAGTCATTTTAA
- the ispD gene encoding 2-C-methyl-D-erythritol 4-phosphate cytidylyltransferase produces MKSESESHADGQADSLMAVIPAAGNGSRMQTNVPKQFLTVANRTLLEYSIEAILNDSRVKQVFVAVSDPNGEYLIELKETLPIKVHFVQGGNSRAESVMAGVKVAVSQGATHVLVHDAARPCLPKRALTAVIDYGLTDPQGAILAIPVRDSLKRAVIAINNENGLTHIESSVDREALWQAQTPQVFHAERLRQAIEQMGALNPQLTDEASAMQWCGFQPALIPGSIRNLKVTHPEDFECVRDWLLANNNDHKN; encoded by the coding sequence ATGAAAAGTGAGTCAGAGAGCCACGCAGACGGTCAGGCTGATTCGTTAATGGCTGTAATTCCTGCGGCTGGCAACGGAAGCCGTATGCAGACAAACGTCCCCAAACAGTTTCTCACGGTCGCTAACCGGACTTTGCTGGAGTACAGCATCGAAGCCATATTGAACGATTCGCGGGTGAAACAGGTTTTCGTCGCGGTTTCTGACCCTAATGGTGAATACCTTATTGAGCTTAAAGAAACCCTGCCAATAAAGGTTCATTTTGTACAAGGCGGGAATAGCCGTGCCGAATCTGTAATGGCTGGAGTTAAAGTTGCCGTTTCGCAAGGGGCTACCCACGTGCTGGTGCATGATGCAGCGCGTCCGTGCTTACCGAAAAGGGCACTAACAGCGGTTATTGATTATGGATTAACGGATCCTCAAGGCGCAATTCTGGCCATTCCGGTAAGAGACTCTTTGAAACGTGCTGTTATCGCTATCAATAATGAAAACGGTCTGACTCATATAGAATCCAGTGTTGATCGGGAAGCGCTTTGGCAGGCACAGACACCACAAGTTTTTCATGCAGAACGTTTACGCCAGGCTATTGAGCAGATGGGAGCGCTAAACCCTCAGTTAACGGACGAAGCGTCGGCTATGCAATGGTGTGGCTTTCAGCCGGCGCTTATTCCCGGGTCTATCCGTAATTTAAAAGTGACTCATCCGGAAGATTTTGAATGTGTTCGCGACTGGTTATTAGCGAACAATAATGATCATAAAAATTAA
- a CDS encoding EAL domain-containing protein yields MLEALYAFFDLGQFSQPSINGSHNPGLVTLSYCVALLASYTAILTLERVRIYQAKFARYSWLVVSAAISGVGVWSMHFIGMLAFELNLPMSHGVLLTLISVVPAIVGSFIAMKIQISESSGGAIIIAGTILGAGIGLMHYTGMAAMQVPAHLRYDPFWFILSVVIAVSLGIIASLAYRHYKRTQKTSWFTRRSAQVVVAAIIALAISGMHYTAMIAANFYPAREPDTTFIGHGNWLAYVVGIGSCLTALMAIIASQIDRRLQQQQKLAQMSAEQLYEVISAIDDGLLLFDEHNRVLLANQAFTRLTGEELKQLKGSKLNIENYIEHADKLLENIKSTLVHRAAWQGKVNAKKRSGATFPVRLSISEVRYNQQKERHFVATVTDISAEVESSERIRNLAYNDALTGLANRRSLLDHLQDKLATDKKDGQNGALILCDIDKFKILNNTLGSDMGDLLLKRVAERLKSSTKANSFLARLSANEFAVVLTGLERGNSINIKQQLLTRIYQLQDQLQQPYQLNSYTHLCSFSAGASLFDDSESNAETLMTQSGLALSHSKRKGTGEVSLFRQDFADAVSKRVKLEEQLRHAIKQNEFELYLQPQVNVESKATGAEALIRWKQSDGRFVSPSDFIPLAEETGLIVPLGYWITERACQILQQWQQSPEKAKMQLSINVSAKQFQQPEFVEQVQLLVEKYEVPPHKLKLELTESLLMDDISSVTNKIKRLKLLGIEFALDDFGTGYSSLSYLMQIPFDTLKIDVSFVRNMLDSKEKAQIVHTIIQLGESLKLNIVAEGVETEEQFNYLARLNCDTFQGYLFSKPVPESELLADKTAP; encoded by the coding sequence ATGCTTGAAGCCCTATACGCATTTTTTGATTTGGGTCAATTTTCCCAACCCTCTATAAATGGCTCCCATAATCCTGGGTTAGTCACTCTCTCTTATTGTGTTGCGCTACTTGCCTCTTATACCGCAATACTCACGCTGGAGCGCGTACGAATATATCAGGCAAAGTTTGCTCGCTACAGTTGGCTAGTTGTCAGTGCGGCCATCTCTGGTGTCGGCGTCTGGAGTATGCATTTTATTGGTATGCTGGCTTTTGAACTTAACCTTCCCATGAGTCATGGCGTATTATTAACTCTTATTTCGGTTGTCCCTGCCATTGTCGGCAGTTTTATTGCCATGAAAATCCAAATATCTGAGTCGTCGGGCGGTGCTATAATAATAGCAGGCACTATATTAGGCGCAGGTATTGGCCTCATGCACTATACCGGTATGGCTGCAATGCAAGTGCCAGCTCACCTTCGTTATGACCCATTTTGGTTTATACTTTCGGTCGTTATTGCCGTATCGCTGGGCATTATTGCCTCTCTTGCATATCGGCATTACAAGCGAACCCAAAAAACCAGCTGGTTCACACGAAGAAGTGCACAAGTTGTTGTAGCAGCTATTATTGCTCTGGCTATCTCAGGTATGCATTATACCGCCATGATCGCGGCTAATTTTTATCCTGCAAGAGAACCCGATACAACATTCATAGGCCACGGCAACTGGCTGGCGTATGTTGTCGGCATTGGTTCGTGCTTAACCGCTTTGATGGCTATTATAGCCTCGCAGATAGACCGGCGTTTACAGCAGCAGCAAAAATTGGCCCAAATGTCGGCAGAGCAACTTTATGAAGTTATTAGTGCCATAGATGACGGCTTGTTGCTATTCGACGAGCACAACCGTGTTTTATTAGCGAACCAGGCCTTTACGCGACTCACTGGGGAGGAACTAAAACAATTAAAAGGAAGTAAACTCAATATTGAAAACTATATTGAGCACGCCGATAAATTACTGGAAAATATCAAGAGCACGTTAGTTCATAGAGCAGCATGGCAAGGTAAAGTTAATGCGAAAAAGCGCTCTGGCGCGACTTTTCCTGTACGCTTAAGTATTTCAGAAGTACGCTACAACCAACAAAAAGAACGACATTTTGTCGCAACGGTCACCGACATTAGTGCAGAAGTTGAGTCCAGTGAACGTATCCGTAACCTGGCTTACAACGATGCCTTAACCGGATTAGCGAATCGCCGTTCTTTGTTGGATCATTTGCAGGATAAGCTTGCAACCGATAAGAAAGACGGGCAAAACGGCGCGTTAATTCTGTGCGATATCGATAAATTTAAAATACTGAATAATACCCTGGGTTCGGACATGGGTGATTTGCTGCTAAAACGCGTGGCAGAAAGGCTGAAAAGCTCAACCAAAGCCAACTCATTCCTGGCGCGTTTGAGCGCGAACGAATTCGCCGTTGTGTTAACTGGCCTTGAGCGCGGTAATTCAATTAACATAAAACAGCAATTGTTGACCCGAATTTATCAATTGCAGGATCAACTACAACAGCCCTATCAGTTAAACAGCTATACACACCTTTGCTCCTTTAGCGCAGGCGCTTCCTTGTTTGACGACAGCGAATCAAATGCTGAAACCTTAATGACGCAGTCAGGCCTCGCATTATCTCACTCAAAACGCAAAGGCACGGGAGAGGTCTCACTGTTCCGTCAAGACTTTGCCGATGCAGTCAGCAAACGAGTCAAACTGGAAGAGCAATTGCGTCATGCAATAAAACAGAACGAATTCGAACTTTATCTGCAACCCCAGGTAAATGTTGAGTCAAAGGCTACCGGAGCTGAAGCACTCATCCGCTGGAAACAAAGTGATGGTCGCTTTGTTTCTCCTTCTGACTTCATTCCTTTAGCCGAAGAAACCGGTTTGATTGTTCCTCTGGGGTACTGGATTACTGAGCGCGCCTGCCAAATTCTCCAGCAATGGCAACAGAGCCCGGAAAAAGCAAAGATGCAACTGTCGATTAACGTCAGTGCCAAACAATTTCAACAACCCGAATTTGTTGAGCAGGTTCAACTTCTGGTAGAAAAGTATGAGGTACCGCCTCATAAGTTAAAGCTGGAGCTCACAGAAAGCTTACTGATGGATGACATTTCCAGCGTCACCAACAAAATAAAGCGTTTGAAGCTGCTTGGTATTGAGTTCGCGCTGGATGATTTCGGTACGGGTTACTCGTCTCTTTCCTATCTTATGCAAATTCCGTTCGACACCCTGAAAATTGACGTGTCGTTCGTACGCAATATGCTGGATAGTAAAGAAAAAGCTCAAATTGTTCACACCATTATTCAGCTAGGAGAAAGTCTAAAACTGAACATTGTTGCTGAGGGAGTCGAAACCGAAGAACAGTTTAATTATTTGGCCCGGCTAAATTGCGATACCTTTCAAGGCTACCTGTTCAGTAAGCCCGTACCTGAGTCCGAACTTCTGGCAGATAAGACAGCTCCATAG
- the ftsB gene encoding cell division protein FtsB — MRVTLVVLLALFLALQYRLWFGKNSLPDYWRLQQEVSSQKNTNENLERRNQLIYADIEDLREGEDALEERARNELGMVKKDEFFFRLVPDRNP; from the coding sequence ATGCGGGTGACTCTGGTCGTGTTGTTGGCCTTGTTCCTTGCGTTACAATACCGTCTGTGGTTTGGCAAAAACAGCCTACCGGATTATTGGCGGTTGCAGCAAGAAGTCAGCAGTCAGAAAAATACGAATGAAAATCTGGAAAGACGTAACCAACTTATTTACGCAGATATCGAAGATTTGCGCGAAGGGGAAGATGCGCTGGAAGAGCGTGCCCGTAACGAACTAGGGATGGTAAAAAAAGATGAATTTTTCTTCCGTCTTGTACCTGATCGTAACCCATAG
- a CDS encoding DksA/TraR family C4-type zinc finger protein, whose amino-acid sequence MAGGWSHDGAVQEQIDASTEDEVKRVRSKLTGGESLEFCEECGEPIPEARRKAIPGVRLCVECQAELDKQDSSKAGFNRRGSKDSQLR is encoded by the coding sequence ATGGCGGGTGGCTGGTCGCACGATGGTGCCGTACAGGAACAAATTGATGCCAGTACCGAAGATGAAGTAAAACGCGTACGCAGCAAACTTACCGGCGGCGAAAGTCTGGAGTTTTGCGAAGAGTGTGGTGAGCCTATTCCGGAAGCCCGGCGCAAAGCTATTCCGGGTGTTCGTCTGTGTGTGGAATGCCAGGCGGAACTCGACAAGCAGGATTCAAGCAAAGCGGGCTTTAACCGGAGGGGGAGTAAAGACAGCCAGCTACGTTAA
- a CDS encoding Fe2+-dependent dioxygenase, giving the protein MILQISNAVDTDTVKSIVAGLDAGQFRDGKKTAGWAAKDVKNNQQLSGKKSEAATQVLLDRLQQNALVQSVMRPKQVARVTINRYQQGEYYGTHMDDSLMNGVRTDISFTLGLSPLSDFEGGELVIEDASGERSWRLGQGDILMYPSHYLHRVNPVTKGSRLAMIGWVQSLIKQPNYRELLFDIEQSLKAEFDANGKSENFDRLTKVFHNLLREWADV; this is encoded by the coding sequence ATGATATTACAAATTAGCAACGCCGTTGATACAGACACAGTAAAGAGTATTGTTGCGGGTCTTGATGCCGGGCAGTTTCGCGATGGCAAAAAAACCGCAGGCTGGGCAGCGAAAGATGTAAAAAATAACCAGCAACTGTCGGGTAAAAAGTCTGAGGCGGCTACTCAGGTGTTGCTGGACAGGCTTCAGCAAAATGCTCTGGTGCAATCGGTTATGCGGCCAAAGCAGGTCGCGCGGGTGACTATAAACCGATATCAGCAGGGAGAGTACTATGGTACCCACATGGATGATTCCTTAATGAACGGTGTAAGAACCGATATTTCTTTTACGCTGGGTTTGTCACCATTATCGGATTTTGAAGGCGGGGAGCTGGTTATTGAGGATGCCAGTGGCGAGCGGAGCTGGCGACTGGGGCAGGGAGATATTCTCATGTATCCGAGTCATTACCTACATCGGGTTAATCCGGTTACTAAAGGTTCGAGGCTGGCAATGATAGGCTGGGTGCAAAGCTTAATTAAGCAGCCTAATTACAGAGAGTTACTCTTTGATATAGAGCAATCGTTGAAAGCTGAATTTGATGCAAACGGTAAGTCTGAAAACTTTGATCGCCTAACCAAAGTGTTTCATAACCTGTTAAGAGAATGGGCTGATGTATAA
- a CDS encoding sulfite exporter TauE/SafE family protein codes for MEYFAAAIVFFFAALIQGVSGFGSGLLAVPILALWFPISLLTPALSVVNIVIGGWIYWKNREAARPSQWKWLIFSGVIASLISGSLLLSVNEQLIKLVLGFVILAVALALASGKQLPTAEHTPGHIAVGTGSGLLNGLMTLGGPPIVLFLANARIPKQQFRATLSLFFCCIAMANVANFSRQSIYTESHFYLVLTLLPCALIGASVGQRLQHHVSEQRFRQLTLALMILSGVSVVMQSIK; via the coding sequence TTGGAGTATTTCGCTGCCGCAATAGTATTTTTCTTCGCAGCTTTGATTCAGGGGGTAAGCGGTTTTGGCTCCGGTTTGTTAGCCGTCCCAATTCTGGCGCTGTGGTTTCCTATTAGCTTACTTACGCCTGCGCTGTCTGTCGTTAATATTGTGATAGGCGGCTGGATTTATTGGAAAAACAGAGAAGCAGCTCGCCCGTCTCAATGGAAGTGGCTGATTTTTTCAGGCGTCATCGCCTCTCTGATATCGGGCTCCTTGCTGCTAAGCGTAAACGAACAGCTTATTAAACTGGTTCTCGGTTTTGTCATACTGGCTGTTGCACTCGCACTAGCCAGCGGTAAACAACTACCAACAGCGGAACATACGCCCGGACATATTGCAGTGGGTACGGGCTCCGGCTTACTCAACGGACTAATGACATTAGGCGGGCCTCCCATTGTTTTATTTCTGGCCAATGCCCGTATTCCCAAACAGCAATTTCGCGCTACGCTCAGTCTGTTTTTCTGCTGCATTGCCATGGCAAATGTCGCGAATTTCTCGCGCCAGTCTATTTACACAGAGTCCCATTTTTATTTGGTGCTCACCTTACTACCCTGCGCGCTTATTGGCGCCAGCGTCGGGCAAAGACTTCAACACCATGTATCAGAACAGCGTTTTCGACAGTTGACTCTGGCATTAATGATACTTTCGGGAGTCAGTGTCGTAATGCAAAGTATTAAATAA
- a CDS encoding cytochrome c encodes MSIQSLCKVSLIAVSLAGLFVSQAVDASEGENVYKKYCQACHQPNGKGMQGVFPPLANNPNLKDKPSYIAETIIQGKSGAITVNGTNYNGAMPPMGYLKDADIATLVNYINTELADGSETITAEAVASLR; translated from the coding sequence ATGAGCATTCAATCTCTTTGCAAAGTATCACTTATTGCCGTGTCACTCGCGGGTTTATTCGTAAGCCAGGCAGTCGATGCCAGCGAGGGCGAAAACGTTTACAAAAAATATTGTCAGGCTTGCCATCAGCCAAATGGTAAGGGCATGCAAGGTGTTTTTCCACCACTGGCAAATAACCCGAACCTAAAGGACAAACCGTCTTATATCGCCGAAACCATAATTCAGGGTAAGTCAGGCGCTATCACCGTTAATGGAACTAACTACAACGGCGCTATGCCGCCCATGGGTTATCTGAAAGACGCCGATATCGCGACCTTAGTCAACTACATCAATACCGAGCTTGCAGATGGCAGTGAAACTATCACAGCCGAAGCCGTTGCCAGTTTGCGTTAA
- a CDS encoding multicopper oxidase domain-containing protein, whose protein sequence is MKTLSLSIISASLLAAMASASTPVNAEELSLKHDSEYVIDGKIFGLPEAKVYREDYSGPAVVGDYLTQVPNIAKLDYEGNKTHDVRMDVFSQKIEVAPGVTYSAWTFGGSVPGPVLHVREGDRVIFKMKNRSDEEVTITKPVKNGSPFFQQVQANGYQNNQPVVNPMPHSMDFHSGTVAAEDKWRTISPGETIEFEWIANYAGTYMYHCGTSSVLMHTAMGQYGAVVVSPKDGYPTDKDVDKEFVLVQSEHYLEEASEGNYIYNHGAALDRQPSHVTFNGHVAALSDNPLRANEGDRVRLHVLNAGPSGTSSFHVIGAIFDRVWYEGDPRNEWYGMQTVLLGASNSATIEFIVPEEGIYKLVDHEFADAERGAAGALIAGPRKEK, encoded by the coding sequence ATGAAAACTCTAAGTTTATCAATTATCAGTGCATCCCTTCTGGCCGCTATGGCCTCTGCATCAACTCCGGTTAATGCGGAAGAACTCAGCCTTAAACATGACAGCGAATATGTCATTGATGGTAAAATCTTTGGCTTACCAGAAGCTAAAGTGTACCGTGAAGACTACAGCGGCCCGGCGGTTGTTGGCGACTACCTTACTCAGGTTCCAAATATCGCCAAGCTCGACTATGAAGGCAACAAAACTCACGATGTACGCATGGATGTGTTCTCTCAGAAAATAGAAGTTGCTCCGGGAGTAACCTATTCAGCCTGGACATTCGGTGGCTCAGTACCCGGTCCCGTATTACACGTGCGTGAAGGCGACCGTGTCATTTTCAAAATGAAAAACCGCTCTGACGAAGAAGTGACTATCACGAAGCCGGTAAAAAATGGTTCGCCATTTTTCCAGCAAGTACAAGCCAACGGTTATCAGAATAACCAGCCTGTCGTTAACCCAATGCCCCACTCTATGGACTTTCATAGTGGCACAGTAGCAGCGGAAGACAAATGGCGTACCATTTCTCCGGGTGAAACTATTGAGTTCGAATGGATAGCCAACTACGCGGGGACTTATATGTATCACTGTGGTACTTCCAGCGTACTTATGCACACAGCTATGGGGCAGTATGGCGCCGTTGTGGTATCTCCTAAAGATGGCTACCCAACTGACAAAGACGTTGATAAAGAATTCGTTCTGGTGCAATCAGAGCATTATCTGGAAGAGGCATCAGAAGGTAACTACATCTATAACCACGGTGCAGCTTTAGACCGCCAACCAAGTCATGTGACCTTTAATGGCCATGTTGCAGCACTTAGCGACAACCCTTTACGCGCGAACGAAGGTGACCGTGTGCGCTTACATGTGTTAAACGCAGGTCCGTCGGGCACTTCCAGCTTCCACGTTATTGGTGCCATTTTCGACCGCGTCTGGTACGAAGGTGACCCGCGTAACGAATGGTACGGCATGCAAACCGTACTGCTGGGTGCCAGTAACAGTGCGACAATTGAGTTTATTGTTCCGGAAGAAGGCATCTACAAGCTGGTCGATCACGAATTTGCTGATGCAGAGCGTGGCGCAGCTGGCGCATTAATTGCCGGTCCGCGCAAAGAGAAATAA
- a CDS encoding MAPEG family protein: protein MNGSETYTMAYWGVLIALVILLVQWVIASGQKAKQPGAVPGKIDDSLSHSSFVFRAHRTLMNSLENYPLMLGTVFLAFFIGASAFWTGLFIWIFAIARLIHMVLYYAIATEKNPSPRSYFFMIGLAGNIALLILCGITLI from the coding sequence ATGAACGGAAGTGAAACTTATACCATGGCTTATTGGGGCGTTCTTATTGCACTAGTCATTTTGCTGGTTCAATGGGTTATTGCCAGTGGTCAAAAAGCGAAGCAACCCGGTGCCGTCCCGGGCAAAATCGACGACTCACTGAGTCATTCATCTTTTGTGTTTCGTGCTCATCGTACCCTAATGAACTCATTAGAGAACTATCCGCTGATGCTGGGCACAGTATTTCTTGCTTTCTTCATAGGTGCCAGCGCTTTCTGGACGGGGCTGTTTATCTGGATTTTCGCTATTGCACGCTTAATTCATATGGTTCTTTACTACGCCATAGCAACAGAGAAAAACCCCAGTCCCCGCAGCTATTTCTTTATGATAGGTTTAGCCGGTAACATTGCATTATTGATCTTATGCGGCATAACTCTGATCTAA
- the truD gene encoding tRNA pseudouridine(13) synthase TruD, translating into MLAPSQVSLAELPRLHKGHRPQAEFKQTPEDFQVIEQLDVADDGEGEHQWLWVRKTGANTNFCAEKIARFAGVSERNVSYSGLKDRQAVTWQWFSIQLPGKETLNWNELNDEEMSVERVIRRTKKLKTGFHRANRFVIRLANVSSREALEKLWQGVSERGVINYFGEQRFGRSGDNVAQAERWLMASRPPRISRTKRSLYLSALRSYLFNEIVAERIRDFGIEGHLEGDCVMLEGSQSVFTVEQWDDELKQRLANNNIYLTAPLAGSTTKPLVKGEAEAFEQRFLQAFDSWLQALKKLRVEAARRAILLRIENPEMSWQGKDAELRFTLPSGAYATAVLNEIVDLSGESR; encoded by the coding sequence ATGTTGGCACCCTCACAAGTGTCTTTGGCTGAGTTACCACGTTTACATAAAGGGCACAGACCGCAGGCCGAATTTAAACAGACGCCGGAAGATTTTCAGGTTATTGAGCAGCTGGATGTTGCCGATGACGGTGAAGGTGAGCACCAGTGGCTTTGGGTTAGGAAAACCGGAGCTAATACAAATTTTTGTGCGGAGAAAATAGCCCGGTTTGCCGGAGTATCAGAGAGAAATGTCAGTTACTCAGGGTTAAAAGATCGTCAGGCGGTGACCTGGCAATGGTTTTCTATTCAGCTACCCGGCAAAGAAACGCTTAACTGGAACGAGTTAAATGATGAAGAAATGTCAGTTGAGCGAGTAATACGCAGAACCAAAAAATTAAAGACGGGGTTTCACCGTGCGAATCGCTTCGTTATCCGGTTAGCTAATGTTAGTTCCAGAGAGGCGCTGGAAAAGCTCTGGCAAGGAGTGAGTGAGCGGGGTGTAATAAATTATTTTGGCGAGCAGCGCTTTGGCCGCAGCGGAGATAACGTAGCCCAGGCAGAGCGCTGGCTTATGGCGAGCCGACCACCGCGTATCAGCCGCACCAAACGAAGCCTCTATTTGTCTGCACTGCGCAGCTATTTATTTAACGAGATAGTGGCTGAGCGAATACGCGACTTTGGTATTGAGGGCCATCTGGAAGGTGATTGTGTCATGCTGGAAGGCTCCCAGTCGGTTTTTACCGTAGAGCAATGGGACGACGAACTTAAACAACGGCTGGCAAATAACAATATTTACTTAACGGCACCTTTAGCGGGAAGCACGACTAAACCCTTAGTTAAGGGGGAAGCCGAGGCCTTTGAACAACGTTTTTTACAAGCTTTCGATAGTTGGTTACAGGCGCTCAAAAAGCTGCGTGTAGAAGCAGCTCGGCGGGCTATTCTGTTGCGCATAGAAAACCCAGAAATGAGTTGGCAGGGCAAGGACGCAGAACTTCGCTTTACGCTTCCATCCGGTGCTTATGCAACAGCCGTGTTAAATGAAATTGTGGACTTAAGTGGTGAATCCAGATGA